The Novosphingobium kaempferiae genome includes a window with the following:
- a CDS encoding DNA cytosine methyltransferase: MDLIIIEPLPETAESVRFLPTYSVVDIFAGPGGLAEGFSSVPAGNGERAFHIALSIEKETTAHSTLRLRSFLRQFGDDLPDEYYNFINTGGDEPDWEAIYPEQWAAAVEEAWKLELGEEDPEERLNDRLDTIRWDSDGHTVLIGGPPCQAYSLVGRARNLGIKDYKAEEDPKHFLYEEYIRILDRLQPAAFVMENVKGMLSSSIDGENRIFDQVLRDLRGERPGATTYRLIALDPRSRRQLDLTPFEPRASDFIVRAEDFGVPQARHRVIIVGLRGDLAKDVPPSSLAELMVRHNLKTTVGHVLDGMPRLRSGLSRGLDGKDEWKQAVEAAMTLVADMETELPDKEQEDFATLATECLEAFKGLNDVPGREGNGVGIADDCPADLRSWLVDPKLETLPNHTTRGHMASDLARYFFATIFAKVAGRSPKASDYPEELAPEHANWTTGKFADRFRVQLSGGPSTTVTSHISKDGHYFIHPDPLQCRSLSVREAARLQTFPDNYFFKGNRTQQYVQVGNAVPPLLARWIGEALWTILNATQSDEEGVTEAGALDHVE, translated from the coding sequence TTGGACCTGATAATCATCGAGCCTTTGCCTGAGACTGCTGAAAGCGTTCGATTCTTGCCAACATATTCCGTTGTCGACATATTTGCAGGCCCGGGGGGGCTGGCCGAAGGATTTTCCAGTGTTCCGGCGGGAAATGGCGAGCGCGCCTTCCACATCGCTCTCTCGATCGAGAAGGAAACGACGGCGCATTCCACATTGCGCCTGCGCAGTTTCCTACGCCAGTTCGGCGACGACCTCCCGGACGAATACTACAACTTCATCAACACGGGCGGAGACGAGCCCGACTGGGAAGCCATCTATCCCGAGCAATGGGCAGCCGCAGTCGAAGAAGCCTGGAAGCTTGAACTGGGCGAGGAAGATCCCGAAGAGCGTTTGAACGATCGCCTTGATACGATCCGGTGGGACAGCGACGGTCATACCGTGCTGATCGGTGGCCCCCCCTGTCAGGCCTATTCGCTGGTCGGTCGCGCCCGCAACCTGGGTATAAAAGACTACAAAGCCGAGGAGGATCCCAAGCACTTCCTCTACGAGGAATACATCCGGATTCTCGATCGGCTGCAGCCGGCCGCATTCGTCATGGAAAATGTGAAAGGCATGCTTTCGTCGTCGATCGACGGCGAAAACCGAATATTCGATCAGGTTCTGCGCGACCTGCGCGGCGAGCGCCCGGGGGCGACAACCTATCGCCTGATAGCGCTTGATCCGAGGTCGCGGAGGCAGCTTGACCTTACACCGTTCGAACCGCGCGCATCGGATTTCATTGTGCGAGCCGAAGATTTCGGGGTTCCGCAGGCGCGGCACCGCGTCATTATCGTCGGTCTGCGTGGCGACCTCGCGAAGGATGTACCGCCATCTTCACTTGCCGAACTGATGGTACGTCACAATTTGAAGACCACTGTCGGCCATGTTCTCGACGGTATGCCAAGGCTGCGCAGTGGCCTCAGCCGGGGCTTGGACGGAAAGGATGAGTGGAAGCAGGCCGTCGAGGCCGCGATGACCCTCGTCGCCGACATGGAAACAGAGCTTCCTGACAAGGAGCAGGAAGACTTTGCGACGCTTGCTACGGAATGCCTTGAAGCGTTCAAGGGGCTCAATGATGTCCCGGGGCGCGAGGGTAACGGTGTCGGCATCGCCGACGACTGCCCCGCCGACCTCAGAAGCTGGTTGGTTGATCCAAAACTCGAGACGCTGCCGAATCATACAACGCGCGGCCACATGGCGAGCGATCTCGCGCGCTATTTCTTTGCGACGATCTTTGCCAAGGTCGCAGGTCGATCTCCGAAGGCGTCCGACTATCCTGAAGAGTTGGCTCCGGAGCACGCGAACTGGACCACAGGAAAATTTGCCGATCGCTTTCGCGTTCAGCTGTCGGGTGGTCCGTCAACCACGGTGACGAGCCACATTTCAAAGGACGGCCATTATTTCATTCATCCGGATCCGCTTCAATGCCGTAGCCTTTCAGTACGCGAGGCTGCCCGCCTACAGACCTTCCCGGACAACTACTTCTTCAAGGGAAACCGTACGCAGCAGTATGTGCAGGTGGGCAATGCTGTCCCGCCGCTCCTCGCACGCTGGATCGGCGAAGCGCTGTGGACGATCCTAAACGCCACACAGTCAGATGAAGAGGGAGTAACGGAGGCCGGAGCGCTCGATCATGTCGAATGA
- the rlxS gene encoding relaxase/mobilization nuclease RlxS (I built this because a sul1 chimera in AMR looks like the C-terminus.) has translation MTEISHFPIEIARLSEPIVPDDDFTPKLGRGRAKERKATVKYGGRILAASRLAGTKTRIKSGRFDGSRIGRGASMGRLLSSRDRLGGFRGRRAVVKASLIRLAGKGGQVARAHMRYIQRDGVTREGLPGELYGPETDRADGGDFLKRTAGDRHQFRFIVSAEDGAEYPDLKPYVRRLMTQVEQDLGTKLDWVAVDHFNTERPHTHIVLRGVDDQGDNLIIAREYISHGLRERASELVTLDLGPRTDHEIEARLRHDVDRERLTAIDRRLLRRMDVDRTVSPADNDPFQQSVAAGRLRKLKAMDLAADVGGGRYRLAEGLEETLRRMGERGDIIRLMQRELTARRLDRAGVEQVVSQDLREPIVGRVIQRGFSDEHRDRHYLMVDGVDGRVHYVDIGRGDATPSVPERSTVRVAPSRIEATQADRAVDAVARANGGRYSIDLHLAHDPGASEEFATSHVRRLEAMRRAGTGPERLADGSWTIPYDHMARADAYAKAQQRDRPVTLEVLSRSPVDELAGKEAPTWLDRELAERSHGAVRDVGYGREVRTALAARRQWLIEQQLADGERSRFRYRDDALDTLRRRELQHAGERLGDDIGKRFEPARIGEQIEGKIARRVDLESGSFAVVERSRDFTLVPWRDVLERNIGKAASGIMRTDGISWQFGRGRSGPTLS, from the coding sequence GTGACGGAAATCAGCCATTTTCCGATCGAAATCGCGAGACTTTCGGAGCCCATCGTGCCTGACGACGACTTTACCCCCAAACTGGGCCGCGGACGCGCGAAGGAGAGAAAGGCCACGGTCAAGTATGGGGGGCGCATCCTCGCCGCGAGCCGTCTGGCCGGCACCAAGACCAGAATCAAATCCGGGCGCTTCGACGGCAGCAGGATCGGACGCGGTGCAAGCATGGGGAGGCTGCTTTCAAGCCGTGACCGCCTCGGGGGTTTTCGCGGGCGCCGTGCCGTGGTGAAGGCGAGCCTTATCCGCTTGGCTGGCAAGGGCGGCCAAGTCGCACGCGCGCACATGCGTTACATCCAGCGCGACGGGGTGACCCGCGAGGGCTTGCCGGGCGAACTTTACGGTCCCGAAACCGACCGAGCAGATGGCGGGGATTTCCTGAAGCGTACCGCCGGCGACCGGCACCAGTTCCGCTTCATCGTCTCGGCCGAGGACGGCGCTGAATATCCCGATCTCAAGCCTTATGTCCGCCGCCTCATGACGCAGGTCGAGCAGGACCTCGGCACCAAGCTGGATTGGGTCGCGGTCGACCACTTCAACACCGAGCGTCCACATACCCACATCGTGCTGCGCGGGGTGGATGACCAGGGCGACAATCTGATCATCGCGCGGGAGTATATTTCGCACGGGCTTCGCGAGCGCGCCTCCGAGCTCGTGACGCTCGACCTTGGCCCTCGTACCGACCATGAGATCGAGGCGCGCCTGCGCCATGATGTCGACCGCGAACGGCTGACAGCAATCGACCGTCGCCTGCTGCGCCGCATGGACGTCGATCGCACGGTATCACCGGCCGACAACGATCCCTTCCAGCAGTCGGTCGCGGCGGGTCGGCTGCGCAAGCTCAAGGCGATGGACCTCGCTGCCGATGTCGGTGGCGGACGCTACAGGCTCGCCGAGGGACTGGAGGAAACGCTCCGCCGGATGGGTGAGCGCGGCGACATTATCCGCCTCATGCAGCGTGAACTGACCGCCCGCAGGCTTGACCGTGCCGGCGTCGAGCAGGTCGTGTCACAGGACCTTCGAGAACCGATCGTCGGTCGCGTGATTCAGCGTGGCTTTTCCGATGAGCATCGCGACCGGCATTACCTGATGGTCGATGGTGTCGATGGCAGGGTCCATTATGTCGACATAGGCCGGGGCGATGCCACGCCATCGGTGCCGGAGCGATCAACGGTACGGGTCGCGCCGTCGCGGATTGAGGCGACCCAGGCTGATCGCGCCGTCGATGCGGTCGCCCGCGCCAATGGCGGGCGCTACTCGATCGACCTGCACTTGGCGCACGATCCGGGTGCCAGCGAGGAATTCGCAACCAGTCATGTCAGGCGGCTCGAAGCCATGCGGCGCGCGGGCACTGGACCCGAGCGCCTGGCGGATGGAAGCTGGACGATCCCCTACGATCATATGGCCCGCGCCGATGCCTATGCGAAAGCCCAGCAGCGCGACCGGCCAGTCACGCTGGAGGTCCTGTCGCGATCCCCGGTCGACGAACTGGCAGGGAAGGAAGCGCCGACCTGGCTTGATCGGGAGCTTGCCGAGCGCAGTCATGGTGCCGTCCGCGATGTGGGATATGGGCGGGAGGTACGGACCGCGCTCGCGGCGCGGCGGCAGTGGCTGATCGAGCAGCAATTGGCGGATGGCGAGCGATCCAGATTTCGATATCGGGACGACGCGCTGGACACGCTGCGCCGACGTGAATTGCAGCATGCCGGCGAGCGGCTTGGCGACGATATCGGGAAACGGTTTGAGCCTGCCCGGATCGGCGAGCAGATCGAGGGAAAGATCGCGCGGCGTGTCGATCTCGAAAGTGGGAGTTTTGCTGTCGTCGAGCGATCGCGGGACTTCACGTTGGTGCCGTGGCGCGACGTGCTCGAACGCAACATCGGCAAGGCCGCTTCGGGCATCATGCGTACGGATGGTATTAGCTGGCAATTTGGGCGCGGTCGATCGGGACCGACGTTAAGTTGA
- a CDS encoding lytic transglycosylase domain-containing protein, which yields MAILAIVAPYPVAGEPRAQGAASSVAAWQPYTREASLRFGVPIAWIERVMHAESRGRTSQGGRPIRSRAGAIGLMQVMPATWSDMRARLGLGTDPDNPRDNILAGTFYLRLMYERFGYPGLFAAYNAGPARYADYLAGRTRLPRETIGYLTGVAPEARGSDRASATARPMDGLFAVRRNTVSPSAGSPDAQSRGSLFVPLSQGR from the coding sequence TTGGCCATCCTGGCGATCGTTGCACCCTATCCGGTAGCGGGTGAGCCACGTGCCCAGGGGGCTGCATCATCGGTCGCCGCCTGGCAGCCTTATACGCGCGAGGCGTCGCTGCGGTTCGGCGTGCCGATCGCCTGGATCGAGCGCGTGATGCACGCCGAAAGCCGGGGGCGCACCTCCCAGGGCGGACGCCCGATCCGGTCGCGGGCGGGTGCGATCGGGCTCATGCAGGTCATGCCCGCGACATGGTCGGACATGCGCGCGAGACTAGGTCTTGGCACCGATCCCGACAATCCACGTGACAACATTCTTGCAGGCACCTTCTACCTTCGCCTGATGTACGAGCGCTTCGGCTATCCGGGGCTGTTCGCGGCCTATAACGCGGGGCCGGCGCGCTACGCCGACTATCTGGCTGGTCGCACAAGGCTGCCGCGCGAGACCATCGGCTATCTGACCGGCGTCGCGCCCGAGGCCCGGGGAAGCGATCGGGCCTCGGCAACAGCGCGCCCGATGGACGGCCTCTTCGCCGTCCGAAGGAACACGGTATCACCGTCTGCCGGTAGTCCGGATGCACAGTCCCGAGGGTCGCTGTTCGTCCCGCTGTCGCAGGGCCGATGA
- a CDS encoding S26 family signal peptidase, with product MIGRRAGPQDAPLFAWGEALRIRKEARRRLRRRMLLVGLGAGIVLGAAALPPSPRLIWNASASAPIGLYRVIPGAPITKGDMVAARLPEPYRKLAAARRYIPRDVPLVKRVAAEAGDEVCALGDQVFVNGRPVARRKKVDAMGRVMPSWHGCRILRRQQLLLLMDSSGSFDGRYFGVSEGIDLIGEARLLWRR from the coding sequence GTGATCGGGCGTCGCGCAGGGCCGCAGGATGCGCCGCTGTTTGCTTGGGGCGAGGCGCTGCGCATACGCAAGGAAGCGCGTCGCCGGCTCCGTCGCCGCATGCTTCTCGTAGGCCTGGGCGCTGGTATCGTCCTGGGCGCAGCAGCGCTTCCGCCATCGCCGCGTCTCATCTGGAACGCCAGCGCGAGCGCGCCGATCGGGCTCTACCGGGTCATTCCCGGGGCGCCCATCACGAAAGGCGACATGGTGGCGGCGCGCTTGCCCGAACCGTACAGGAAGCTTGCTGCAGCCCGCCGCTATATCCCCCGCGATGTGCCTTTGGTGAAGCGCGTTGCGGCCGAGGCAGGGGATGAAGTCTGCGCGCTCGGAGACCAAGTCTTCGTCAATGGACGTCCGGTCGCGAGGCGAAAGAAGGTCGATGCCATGGGGCGGGTCATGCCCTCGTGGCATGGTTGTCGCATATTGCGGCGACAGCAACTCCTGCTGCTCATGGACAGCTCAGGATCGTTCGATGGGCGCTATTTCGGGGTGAGCGAAGGCATCGATCTCATAGGAGAGGCGCGTTTGCTATGGCGCCGCTGA
- a CDS encoding ATP-binding protein, with amino-acid sequence MSDDRVLKRPFRPRARLLQLLGDQLIGSPRLALFELVKNAYDADADEVTITFEDLGTPEASIVIRDNGQGMSMDTIEHIWLVPGNDHREREREGNVRSPRYGRLPLGEKGVGRFAVHKLGDSIELVTRAEGESECHAKFDWEDLLKETYLTDAEITVTQRTPEVFKEATGTLIKVGRLRSDGWTRGEIRDLYRQVTSIASPFGDRIGDFEVRLDVPEHPEWVGTLPGVHQLLEMAPYRFEFDFDGERLHYRYEFVGVPGLKLEKRVVERNELHFQIPPAREPDDLDPIDQPRPKRQHRITADSSTIEGIGRVSGRFHIFDRDRKILPLYGDTRFLERYLNQNGGVRVYRDSMRVYNYGEPSDDWLGLDLRRVNEPTKRLSRNITIGVVDLGLAESQALHEKTNREGFVENEAYDRLQRLVLGALWVLQVERNIDKERIRELTGGPPDVPQGVDGPLAELRRLASENRIGDVLEPTIRKIEDDYNMLRENFARSGVSHAGLAVIFHEVERGVRVLTGSINDPAMTIESIRDQAGQLQGVLETSSQLLKTTTSKPGSLRDIVRTARDLSLLRFRLHGIKLECPALEEDGPEATATFASSLVLGALTNLIDNAVHWVKVRHADPAERRIFVNVVPDYEGGPAIVVADNGSGFLDDPATMISPFFTRRPGGSGLGLYFANLVMDLNEGHLVFPTMDQAEVPDGYDGAVAALVFGNH; translated from the coding sequence ATGAGCGATGATCGCGTTCTCAAACGCCCATTCAGACCAAGGGCACGTCTGCTTCAACTTCTGGGCGACCAACTGATCGGTTCGCCACGGCTTGCGCTCTTCGAACTCGTCAAAAATGCTTATGACGCTGACGCCGACGAAGTGACGATTACCTTCGAGGATCTCGGAACGCCCGAAGCGAGCATCGTCATCCGTGACAACGGCCAAGGGATGTCAATGGACACGATCGAGCATATCTGGCTGGTGCCCGGCAATGACCATCGCGAACGAGAGCGCGAAGGCAACGTCCGATCACCGCGTTACGGCCGGCTTCCTCTCGGTGAAAAGGGCGTGGGCCGGTTCGCGGTCCACAAGCTTGGAGATTCGATCGAGCTTGTAACCCGAGCCGAAGGCGAGTCCGAATGCCATGCCAAGTTTGACTGGGAGGATCTGCTCAAGGAAACCTATCTGACCGACGCCGAGATTACGGTCACCCAGCGCACGCCTGAAGTCTTCAAGGAGGCAACCGGCACGCTGATCAAGGTGGGACGCCTCAGGTCGGACGGATGGACGCGCGGCGAGATCCGCGACCTCTACCGTCAGGTGACGTCGATCGCCTCTCCGTTCGGGGATCGGATCGGCGACTTCGAAGTCAGGCTCGACGTGCCCGAGCATCCCGAATGGGTCGGGACACTGCCGGGCGTCCATCAGCTGCTCGAGATGGCGCCCTACCGGTTCGAGTTCGACTTTGACGGAGAGCGTCTGCACTATCGCTATGAGTTTGTTGGTGTGCCGGGACTGAAGCTGGAGAAGCGTGTCGTCGAACGTAACGAACTGCACTTCCAGATCCCGCCCGCGCGGGAACCCGACGACCTTGATCCGATTGATCAGCCCCGGCCAAAGCGTCAGCATCGCATTACCGCTGACAGTTCGACAATCGAGGGCATCGGCCGAGTCTCGGGCCGGTTCCATATCTTCGATCGCGATCGGAAGATCTTGCCCCTCTATGGCGATACCCGCTTTCTCGAGCGCTATCTCAACCAGAACGGCGGTGTCCGGGTCTACCGCGACAGCATGCGCGTCTACAACTATGGCGAGCCGAGCGACGACTGGCTGGGCCTCGACCTCAGACGCGTCAACGAACCGACCAAGCGACTCAGTCGCAACATCACGATCGGCGTTGTCGATCTTGGCCTTGCGGAGAGCCAGGCCCTCCACGAGAAAACCAACCGCGAGGGGTTCGTTGAGAACGAGGCCTATGACCGGCTCCAGCGCCTAGTCCTAGGCGCGCTCTGGGTGCTGCAAGTCGAGCGCAACATCGACAAGGAGCGCATCCGCGAACTGACGGGCGGGCCGCCGGACGTGCCGCAGGGCGTAGACGGGCCGCTGGCCGAACTTCGACGGCTGGCCAGCGAGAACCGGATCGGCGACGTACTCGAACCCACGATCCGCAAGATCGAAGACGACTACAACATGTTGCGGGAAAACTTTGCGCGCTCGGGCGTCTCGCATGCGGGCCTCGCCGTGATCTTCCACGAAGTTGAACGCGGCGTCCGCGTCCTCACCGGCTCGATCAACGACCCCGCCATGACGATCGAATCGATCCGCGACCAAGCGGGCCAGCTCCAAGGTGTTCTCGAAACATCGTCGCAGCTGCTGAAGACCACGACGAGCAAGCCCGGCTCGCTGCGCGACATCGTGCGAACGGCGCGCGATCTGAGTCTGCTTCGATTCCGGCTCCACGGCATCAAGCTAGAATGTCCCGCGCTCGAGGAGGATGGGCCTGAAGCAACGGCGACCTTCGCATCAAGCCTCGTACTCGGCGCACTCACCAATCTGATCGACAATGCGGTCCACTGGGTGAAGGTCAGGCACGCGGATCCGGCCGAGCGGCGGATCTTCGTCAACGTCGTTCCGGATTATGAAGGCGGTCCTGCGATCGTTGTTGCTGACAATGGCTCAGGTTTTCTCGACGACCCGGCCACCATGATCAGTCCATTCTTCACACGCCGGCCGGGTGGCAGCGGCTTGGGACTCTATTTCGCAAATCTCGTCATGGATCTGAACGAGGGCCATCTCGTGTTTCCGACCATGGATCAAGCAGAAGTTCCGGACGGCTATGACGGCGCGGTCGCCGCGCTTGTGTTCGGCAACCACTGA
- a CDS encoding very short patch repair endonuclease, translating to MADIVDPKTRSRMMAGIGGRDTKPEIFLRKQLHAAGLRFKLHAADLPGKPDIVLPSRRIAIFVHGCFWHRHSGCHWCSTPTTRPDFWKTKFDGNLVRDERVQSALRASGWRVGVVWECGLRTPYADATVEQVLAWIRSASGDFESAIVRERGV from the coding sequence ATGGCCGACATAGTTGATCCAAAGACCCGCTCTCGCATGATGGCGGGCATCGGCGGGCGGGACACCAAGCCCGAAATTTTTCTGCGAAAGCAGTTACACGCTGCGGGCCTGCGCTTCAAGTTGCATGCAGCCGATCTCCCGGGCAAGCCGGACATTGTTCTCCCGTCGCGCCGGATTGCGATCTTCGTTCACGGCTGCTTCTGGCACCGTCACTCCGGCTGTCACTGGTGCAGTACGCCTACTACGCGCCCGGATTTCTGGAAGACGAAGTTTGACGGAAATCTTGTACGCGATGAAAGGGTTCAAAGCGCACTGCGCGCGTCTGGGTGGCGGGTTGGCGTGGTATGGGAGTGCGGGCTTCGCACGCCCTATGCTGATGCGACGGTTGAACAGGTTCTGGCGTGGATTCGCAGTGCGTCGGGCGATTTTGAAAGTGCGATTGTACGAGAGAGGGGCGTTTAG
- a CDS encoding type IV toxin-antitoxin system AbiEi family antitoxin domain-containing protein: MTDSNSERDKLRRIVAATPIVRHYELRHAGIAASTIARATRDGELIRISRGLYQRADGEVDAEQSLAEAAKLVPRGVIAMTSALAFHGLTDQMPRAVWVAIRAADWAPVPTYPPIRIIKFDDRYMQQGIEQHVISGVNVPIFSVTKALADVFRNKLVDRSVAIEALRAALEQRKTTPAAIAQAATEGGAWKKMRPYLEALTADG; the protein is encoded by the coding sequence ATGACCGATTCGAATTCCGAGCGAGATAAACTGAGACGGATTGTTGCGGCCACGCCGATCGTGCGTCACTATGAGCTACGTCACGCCGGAATCGCCGCTTCCACCATCGCCCGAGCCACACGGGACGGCGAACTGATCAGAATTTCTCGCGGTCTGTATCAGCGGGCGGACGGCGAGGTTGATGCTGAACAGTCGCTGGCAGAAGCTGCCAAGCTCGTCCCACGCGGCGTGATCGCGATGACATCTGCACTCGCCTTCCATGGGCTGACCGACCAGATGCCCCGCGCAGTCTGGGTCGCCATCAGAGCAGCCGACTGGGCGCCGGTTCCAACCTATCCACCCATCCGCATCATCAAATTCGACGATCGATACATGCAGCAGGGTATAGAGCAGCACGTCATTTCGGGGGTAAACGTACCAATCTTCTCGGTGACTAAAGCACTTGCCGACGTGTTTCGCAACAAACTGGTCGACCGCTCGGTCGCCATCGAAGCTCTCCGCGCTGCCCTTGAGCAGCGCAAGACCACGCCGGCAGCGATCGCACAGGCCGCAACGGAGGGCGGCGCGTGGAAGAAGATGCGTCCCTATCTCGAGGCGCTGACTGCCGATGGCTGA
- a CDS encoding helix-turn-helix domain-containing protein, with the protein MDDDDQIARATRAKRGSPFLNTDQAAAYLKISALLLRRMRRDATGPMFRRHCRYVQYHIDDLDAWSREHSARGLSK; encoded by the coding sequence ATGGACGACGACGACCAGATCGCCCGGGCGACCCGCGCCAAGCGCGGCTCGCCTTTCCTCAACACCGACCAGGCGGCGGCCTATCTGAAGATTTCCGCGCTGCTGCTGCGGCGCATGCGGCGGGACGCTACGGGACCGATGTTCCGGCGCCATTGCCGCTACGTCCAGTACCATATCGATGATCTCGATGCCTGGTCGCGCGAGCACAGTGCACGGGGACTTTCGAAGTGA
- a CDS encoding DUF736 domain-containing protein encodes MAQIGSFTRNEDGIYNGEIRTLTLRVKATIRPVEREHDKAPDHRVSAGGVEFGAGWTKAARETGAEYLSLKLDDPSFPAPIYATLTQGENGEHKLIWSR; translated from the coding sequence ATGGCACAGATCGGCAGCTTCACCCGCAACGAGGACGGCATCTACAACGGGGAAATCCGCACCCTCACGCTTCGCGTCAAGGCCACCATCCGGCCGGTCGAGCGCGAGCACGACAAGGCCCCGGACCACCGCGTCAGTGCCGGTGGCGTCGAGTTCGGGGCGGGATGGACCAAGGCAGCGCGCGAGACCGGCGCCGAATATCTCAGTCTCAAGCTCGACGATCCCTCGTTTCCCGCGCCGATCTACGCGACGCTGACGCAAGGCGAAAACGGCGAGCACAAGCTCATCTGGTCCCGCTGA
- a CDS encoding nucleotidyl transferase AbiEii/AbiGii toxin family protein, producing the protein MAEPKSASAASIKQRLLNIARRSERPYDVVLVRYALERLLYRLSISAERDRFVLKGGMLVTLWIEGGHRETRDADFLGHGEAGSEHVRRVFEGIMSIDVNDGLTFDTANIRVGPIRDESEYSGIRLRTTAHLERTRIPVTIDIGFGDALSSEAERLDYPTLLDMGVPRIRTYPPAAVLAEKFQAIVALGIINGRMKDYFDLWAVPQTRLIDDEELDAAVKATFLRRRTPVPDKRPPGLSEPFAIDPAKEAQWQAYARSVQLVGLSLQAVTDEIWKVFGPTCARVAAGSRKDSPKNTP; encoded by the coding sequence ATGGCTGAGCCCAAGTCCGCGAGTGCAGCCTCGATCAAGCAGCGGTTGCTGAACATCGCCCGCAGGTCGGAGCGCCCCTATGATGTGGTGCTTGTCCGCTACGCGCTTGAGCGGCTGCTCTACCGTCTCTCGATTTCGGCGGAGCGGGACCGTTTCGTCCTGAAGGGAGGCATGCTTGTTACCCTCTGGATCGAAGGAGGACATCGCGAAACCCGCGATGCGGACTTCCTTGGCCATGGAGAGGCAGGCAGCGAGCATGTCCGCAGGGTTTTTGAGGGGATTATGTCGATTGACGTGAACGATGGCCTCACCTTCGACACTGCGAACATCAGGGTCGGACCGATCCGGGATGAGAGTGAGTATAGCGGCATTCGGCTGCGCACGACGGCCCATCTCGAACGCACCCGCATTCCCGTCACGATTGACATCGGTTTCGGGGACGCCCTGTCATCGGAAGCGGAGCGTCTCGATTACCCAACGCTGCTCGACATGGGGGTGCCGCGTATCAGAACCTACCCTCCGGCCGCCGTGCTTGCTGAGAAATTTCAGGCGATTGTCGCGCTTGGCATCATCAATGGCCGCATGAAGGACTATTTTGATCTCTGGGCCGTTCCGCAGACGCGTCTGATTGACGATGAAGAATTAGATGCCGCAGTGAAGGCCACCTTCCTGCGCCGCCGCACTCCGGTTCCTGACAAACGGCCGCCGGGTCTGTCTGAGCCGTTTGCCATCGATCCTGCCAAGGAGGCGCAGTGGCAGGCCTATGCGCGGTCGGTTCAGCTGGTTGGCTTGTCCCTCCAAGCAGTCACCGACGAGATATGGAAGGTCTTCGGCCCGACCTGCGCCCGCGTCGCAGCGGGATCGAGAAAAGACTCACCGAAAAACACTCCCTAG